The Cucumis melo cultivar AY chromosome 5, USDA_Cmelo_AY_1.0, whole genome shotgun sequence genome has a segment encoding these proteins:
- the LOC103485788 gene encoding uncharacterized protein LOC103485788, whose product MSDHLVLYVDNFIPPAAPLQPLSHPLHPLPREPLPDSPAPTPGPSSSTATPHDRTLEPDAPNEDDPLILVAECRICQEEDSLSNLETPCACSGSLKYAHRKCVQHWCNEKGDITCEICHQPYQPGYTAPPRSEETAIDMEGRWTIAGNPLDLRDTRLLAIAEAERHFLEAEYDDYAASNDSGAAFCRSAALILLALLLLRHALTITDPDGDDDASAFFSIFMLRAAGFLLPCYIMAWAISILQRRRQRQEAAALAATQVAFVLQHGQHRGLQFAIASTGPPLTPHPHAAV is encoded by the exons ATGAGCGATCACCTCGTCCTTTACGTTGATAATTTCATCCCACCAGCTGCTCCACTTCAACCTTTATCCCACCCCCTTCATCCTCTGCCCCGTGAGCCTCTTCCCGACTCCCCTGCGCCTACGCCTGGTCCTTCGTCTTCTACTGCAACTCCTCACGATCGGACGCTTGAGCCTGATGCTCCTAATGAGGATGACCCTCTGATTCTGGTGGCTGAGTGCCGTATTTGTCAGGAAGAAGACAGTCTCAGTAATTTAGAAACTCCCTGTGCGTGTAGTGGTAGTCTTAAG TACGCTCATAGAAAATGCGTTCAACATTGGTGCAATGAGAAAGGAGACATAACTTGTGAGATATGTCATCAG CCTTATCAACCTGGATATACTGCACCACCTCGTTCTGAAGAAACTGCTATTGATATGGA GGGAAGATGGACAATCGCTGGTAACCCATTAGACCTGAGAGATACTCGGCTATTGGCCATTGCAGAGGCAGAACGACATTTCTTGGAAGCTGAGTATGATGATTATGCTGCCTCAAATGACAGTGGAGCTGCATTTTGTCGATCAGCTGCTCTTATT CTATTAGCCCTTCTCCTTCTTCGGCATGCGTTGACCATAACAGATCCTGATGGTGATGATGATGCATCTGCCTTTTTCTCT ATTTTCATGCTTCGTGCTGCTGGTTTTCTCTTACCCTGCTACATCATGGCCTGGGCCATTAGTATCTTGCAACGTCGGAGACAAAGACAG GAGGCAGCAGCATTGGCTGCAACACAAGTGGCGTTTGTACTACAACATGGACAGCATAGAGGTTTACAATTTGCAATTGCATCAACAGGACCGCCCCTCACCCCTCACCCTCACGCTGCTGTTTGA